The following proteins are co-located in the Thermoanaerobaculia bacterium genome:
- a CDS encoding GNAT family N-acetyltransferase, whose translation MFTLRRAVRSDVAPLRELIPLSVRALSADRYSEEQIEAAISQIFGVDTALIDDGTYFAAEAEGRLAGAGGWSRRRKLFGGDRWKGNAPDDLLDPAKEAARIRAFYVHPAW comes from the coding sequence ATGTTCACGCTGCGACGCGCGGTGCGGTCCGACGTGGCTCCGCTGCGGGAGCTGATCCCTCTCTCCGTGCGCGCGCTCTCGGCGGACCGGTATTCGGAGGAGCAGATCGAAGCCGCGATCTCCCAGATCTTCGGGGTGGACACGGCGCTGATCGACGACGGAACGTACTTCGCGGCGGAAGCCGAAGGGCGGCTGGCCGGCGCCGGAGGATGGAGCCGGCGGAGGAAGCTCTTCGGCGGAGATCGCTGGAAGGGGAACGCTCCGGACGACCTCCTCGATCCCGCGAAGGAGGCCGCCCGCATCCGGGCTTTCTACGTTCACCCCGCGTGGG